In Anaerolineales bacterium, one DNA window encodes the following:
- the cydD gene encoding thiol reductant ABC exporter subunit CydD: protein MHHRLLTLTRDSRLALTLTILSGLLAGFLTIWQAWNLATVVDGVFLQKLSLEQVTTPLLFILLAISGRTFLTWVNEVAANAVAVRIKTDLRERLFAHILKLGPAYARGQRTGELTTAAVEGIEALDAYFSQYLPQLVITALVPISILVFVFPIDLLTGFVFLITAPLIPFFMILIGKGAEVVTKRQYETLRLLSAHFLDSLQGLTTLKLFGQSKGQAKNIAKISEQYRDRTLSVLRITFLSALALEMLATISTALVAVEIGFRLLYGFMDFRPALFLLVLAPEFYMPLRALGVRFHAGMNGTTAAKRIYEILDTPTPDMRYSNVDTRISNIESPNIELSNISFTYPNENTPALQNINLKIKQGQHIALVGKTGAGKSTLVQLLLAFIHPTEGSLLPSAFRLQNAIAWIPQKPHLFHTTLAENIRLGKADAMHEEVLQASKAARLHEFIESLPEKYETIVGENGARLSSGQAQRLALARAFLKDAPILILDEPTSALDPETESLLEESTRELMQGRTTITIAHRLNTIFQADTIIVLDEGKIIEQGTHRELITKNGMYAAMVQSQVTSHKSQVKTQPSETPDLRPSTFDQIVNRQSEIVNQKSILPRLLQFLRGNWHRVTLSVLMSSITIGASVALMGTSAWLISTAAIATSVADLGVSTVGTRFFGITRAVFRYLERLVSHDVTFRLLAKLRIWFYEKLEPLAPARLMNFRAGDLLARIIGDVETLENFYVRVVSPPLTAIVVGTFTAIFLASFYPLLAPVFLIFYLSLGLFLPILAQTTSRTSAEQTISLRADLQTCLVDGIQGMADLIAYGRADERLKQIASNGNDYGDAQRRMAHVTGIHSALGTLLTNLGIWAVLFLTIPQIINGNLPGPMLASLTLLTLASFEAVIPLPLAAQMWNSSREAAKRLFEVVDTEPEIKDDIRNSKLDNRLSNIEFSNLTFNYPTQTAPALHNLTFDLRPSTSVAIVGPSGAGKSTIANLLLRFWEYEVGDIRLGGESLKALNQDEVRARCGYVSQNTYFFNTSIYENLRFARKKVTREEVEVACKSAQIHNFIMGLPKGYDTMIGEQGLRLSGGERQRLAIARALIKDAPILILDEPTANLDPLTEKQVLDTLFDVMKHKTSLLITHRLIGLENVDDILVMNHGSIVERGTHIELKNRDGLYRRLSDLQNRILDNGI from the coding sequence ATGCATCATAGACTTTTGACTCTCACCCGCGACTCCCGCCTCGCACTGACCTTAACGATTCTCTCCGGACTTCTGGCTGGATTCCTGACCATCTGGCAGGCTTGGAATCTCGCAACCGTCGTGGACGGGGTTTTTTTACAGAAGTTATCGCTCGAGCAGGTTACAACTCCGCTTCTCTTCATCCTCCTCGCCATCAGCGGGCGGACATTTCTCACCTGGGTCAACGAAGTCGCCGCCAACGCCGTCGCCGTCCGCATCAAAACAGATTTACGTGAACGACTCTTCGCCCACATCCTCAAACTCGGTCCCGCCTACGCCCGCGGACAACGCACAGGCGAACTGACCACTGCGGCTGTCGAAGGCATCGAAGCGCTGGATGCGTATTTCAGCCAGTATCTTCCACAATTAGTTATTACAGCACTTGTTCCTATCTCCATCCTCGTTTTCGTCTTTCCCATTGACCTGCTCACTGGCTTCGTTTTCCTCATCACCGCGCCATTGATTCCGTTCTTCATGATCTTGATCGGCAAGGGCGCGGAGGTGGTTACCAAACGCCAGTATGAAACCTTGCGCCTGCTCAGCGCCCACTTCCTCGACAGCCTGCAAGGATTGACCACGCTCAAACTCTTCGGTCAATCGAAGGGACAGGCGAAGAACATAGCCAAGATCTCCGAACAATACCGCGACAGGACACTGAGCGTCCTGCGCATCACCTTCCTCTCTGCGCTTGCGCTCGAAATGCTCGCCACCATCAGCACCGCCCTCGTCGCCGTTGAGATCGGTTTTCGCCTGCTCTACGGCTTCATGGATTTTCGCCCCGCGCTCTTCCTGCTCGTCCTTGCCCCCGAGTTCTACATGCCTCTGCGCGCCCTCGGAGTGAGATTCCATGCGGGGATGAACGGTACAACGGCGGCAAAAAGAATCTATGAAATACTTGATACCCCGACACCCGATATGAGATACTCGAACGTCGATACTCGAATATCGAATATCGAATCTCCAAATATCGAATTATCGAATATCTCCTTCACCTACCCTAACGAAAACACCCCCGCCCTGCAAAATATCAACCTGAAAATCAAGCAAGGTCAACATATCGCCCTCGTCGGAAAAACAGGCGCGGGCAAATCCACCCTTGTTCAGTTATTGCTCGCCTTCATCCACCCAACCGAAGGGAGCCTTCTGCCTTCCGCCTTCCGCCTTCAGAATGCCATCGCCTGGATTCCACAAAAACCACACCTCTTCCACACCACCCTCGCGGAAAACATCCGCCTCGGCAAAGCGGACGCGATGCACGAAGAAGTTCTCCAAGCCTCTAAAGCCGCGCGCTTGCACGAGTTCATCGAATCGTTGCCCGAAAAATACGAGACCATCGTCGGCGAAAACGGCGCCCGCCTCTCCAGCGGACAAGCCCAACGCCTCGCCCTCGCCCGCGCCTTCCTCAAAGATGCACCCATTCTGATTCTCGACGAACCAACCTCCGCGCTCGACCCAGAAACTGAGTCCCTGCTCGAAGAATCCACCCGTGAGTTGATGCAGGGACGCACCACCATCACCATCGCCCACCGCCTCAACACCATCTTCCAAGCCGATACTATCATCGTCCTCGACGAAGGCAAAATCATCGAACAAGGCACGCATCGCGAACTCATCACAAAGAACGGCATGTATGCGGCTATGGTACAGTCGCAAGTCACAAGTCACAAGTCGCAAGTCAAAACCCAACCATCCGAGACACCCGACCTTCGACCATCGACCTTTGACCAAATCGTCAATCGTCAATCTGAAATCGTAAATCAAAAATCGATCCTTCCCCGCCTGCTCCAATTCCTGCGCGGCAATTGGCATCGGGTCACCCTCTCCGTTTTGATGAGTTCCATCACCATTGGCGCGAGCGTGGCGCTCATGGGCACATCCGCATGGCTCATCTCCACCGCCGCCATCGCCACCTCCGTCGCAGACCTCGGCGTCTCCACCGTCGGCACGCGCTTCTTCGGCATCACCCGCGCCGTCTTCCGCTACCTCGAACGCCTCGTCTCGCACGACGTTACCTTCCGCCTGCTCGCCAAACTCCGCATCTGGTTTTACGAAAAACTCGAGCCCCTCGCCCCCGCCCGCCTGATGAACTTCCGCGCTGGTGACTTGCTTGCCCGCATCATCGGTGATGTGGAAACGCTGGAAAATTTCTACGTCCGCGTCGTTTCACCCCCGTTGACCGCCATCGTCGTTGGGACGTTCACTGCCATCTTTCTCGCTTCCTTCTACCCACTGCTTGCTCCTGTCTTCCTGATCTTTTATCTCAGCCTCGGCTTGTTCCTCCCGATCCTCGCGCAGACGACCAGCCGCACATCCGCCGAACAGACCATCTCCCTGCGCGCCGACTTGCAAACCTGCCTTGTGGACGGCATTCAAGGCATGGCAGACCTGATCGCCTATGGTCGCGCCGACGAACGCCTCAAGCAAATTGCATCGAACGGAAACGACTACGGGGACGCCCAACGCCGCATGGCGCATGTGACAGGCATCCACTCCGCTCTGGGGACTTTGCTCACCAACCTCGGCATATGGGCGGTACTCTTCCTGACCATTCCGCAGATCATCAACGGGAATCTCCCCGGTCCCATGCTTGCCTCATTGACCTTGCTGACTCTTGCTTCCTTTGAAGCCGTCATTCCGCTGCCGCTCGCCGCCCAAATGTGGAATTCCTCCCGCGAAGCGGCAAAACGTCTATTTGAAGTGGTGGATACAGAGCCCGAAATAAAAGACGATATTCGAAATTCGAAACTCGATAACCGACTATCGAATATCGAATTCTCGAACCTCACCTTCAACTACCCCACCCAAACGGCACCCGCTCTGCACAACCTGACTTTTGACCTTAGACCTTCGACGTCAGTTGCCATCGTCGGTCCGAGCGGAGCGGGGAAGAGTACCATTGCCAATCTCCTGCTGCGATTCTGGGAGTACGAAGTCGGAGATATCCGCTTGGGCGGAGAGTCGCTCAAAGCGCTGAATCAGGATGAAGTCAGGGCAAGATGCGGGTACGTCTCCCAGAATACCTATTTCTTCAACACATCCATCTATGAGAATTTGCGTTTCGCCCGCAAAAAGGTCACACGTGAAGAAGTGGAAGTAGCGTGCAAATCCGCACAAATTCATAACTTCATTATGGGTCTGCCAAAAGGTTACGACACGATGATCGGGGAACAAGGCCTGCGTTTGTCAGGCGGAGAACGCCAGCGCCTTGCCATCGCCCGCGCATTGATAAAAGATGCGCCAATTTTGATCCTCGACGAACCTACCGCCAACCTCGACCCGCTGACCGAGAAGCAGGTGCTTGATACTTTATTTGATGTGATGAAACATAAGACATCGCTGCTTATAACGCACCGGTTAATCGGACTTGAAAACGTGGATGATATCCTTGTCATGAACCATGGCAGTATCGTGGAGCGCGGCACACATATCGAACTAAAAAACAGGGATGGGCTGTACCGCCGTTTGTCGGATTTGCAGAATCGTATACTGGACAATGGAATTTGA
- the cydB gene encoding cytochrome d ubiquinol oxidase subunit II, translating to MSYEFLQTLWFILIAVLWIGFFFLEGFDFGVGMLLPFLGKKDEERRAIINTIGPTWDGNEVWLLTAGGAIFAAFPHWYATMFSGFYLALFLLLVGLIIRGISFEYRSKDSNPKWRHTFDWMIAVGSFLAALLLGTAFANLARGVPIDANMMYTGNLFTLLNPYGLLGGLTMVTVFLLYGATFLTLKLEGGLRERARELSKKLYVVAAVVVVLLAVFTYSATDITSKIGIDPGFTPIASVVAIVVAIFFINRKMEGWAFITVALHIVLTQVAFFTLMFPRVMISSTNPAFSLTIYNASSSQYTLTVMSIVALIFVPIVLVYQGWSYYQFRKRISTDKKSLVY from the coding sequence ATGTCTTACGAATTCCTGCAAACACTCTGGTTCATTTTGATCGCCGTCCTTTGGATCGGGTTCTTCTTCCTAGAAGGTTTCGATTTCGGCGTCGGCATGTTGCTGCCCTTCCTTGGCAAGAAAGATGAGGAACGCCGCGCCATTATCAACACGATCGGGCCAACCTGGGACGGCAACGAAGTCTGGTTGTTGACGGCTGGCGGCGCCATATTCGCGGCATTCCCGCACTGGTACGCCACCATGTTCAGCGGCTTCTATCTTGCGCTCTTCCTATTGCTGGTCGGGTTGATCATTCGCGGTATCTCGTTCGAATACCGCTCGAAGGACTCCAACCCCAAATGGCGTCACACCTTCGATTGGATGATCGCGGTCGGCTCGTTCCTCGCTGCGCTGCTGCTTGGCACTGCTTTTGCAAATCTTGCTCGCGGCGTGCCGATCGATGCGAATATGATGTACACGGGCAACCTGTTCACCCTCCTAAATCCCTATGGCTTGCTCGGCGGTTTGACCATGGTCACGGTCTTCCTGCTCTATGGCGCGACCTTCCTGACCCTCAAGCTCGAAGGCGGCCTGCGCGAACGTGCCCGCGAACTTTCGAAGAAACTATATGTGGTTGCGGCTGTGGTGGTCGTCCTATTGGCAGTCTTCACTTACAGCGCCACTGACATCACCTCCAAGATTGGCATTGACCCGGGCTTCACTCCCATTGCCTCCGTCGTTGCAATCGTGGTTGCCATCTTCTTCATCAACCGCAAGATGGAAGGCTGGGCGTTCATTACCGTTGCGCTTCACATCGTGCTGACACAGGTCGCGTTCTTCACCCTGATGTTCCCGCGCGTGATGATCTCCAGCACCAACCCTGCCTTCTCGCTGACCATCTACAACGCCTCATCCTCGCAATACACACTGACGGTCATGTCCATCGTCGCGCTCATTTTCGTCCCCATCGTGCTTGTCTATCAAGGCTGGTCGTACTACCAGTTCCGCAAGCGCATCAGCACCGATAAGAAGAGCCTCGTATATTAA
- a CDS encoding cytochrome ubiquinol oxidase subunit I, whose product MDPITLSRWQFGLTTVYHFLFVPLTLGLSWYVAYFQTRFYQTRDETYRKSAKFWGKLFLINFAIGVVTGIVQEFQFGMNWSEYSRYVGDIFGAPLAIEALMAFFLESTFLGVWIFGEGKIPEKAHLASIWLVVIGSNLSALWILLANGWMQHPVGYVINEVNGRAELVDFFALIANPKGWLFFWHTVAAGLATASFFVIGISAYHIARKQNVELFKRSFLTATIVGLIASTLVFFGGHTNGQFMFETQPMKFSAIEAHWETSAPADFSILTIGDLSGKREVWSFRTSQIGIPGVLSFLACNNFDCEVRGVYDIQDEYAATYGPGDYIPLMVVTYWTFRFMMTIGLAMMLLAFLFLLATRGKYENAKWMKWVPWVIVLPYIANASGWILTEMGRQPWIVQGLLKVQDAVSPNLTTVDLLISLIGYTAVYGVLAAAMYYLMKKYAIAGPDAAMHESVDVATTAVGADD is encoded by the coding sequence ATGGATCCCATCACTCTCTCAAGGTGGCAGTTTGGTCTTACCACCGTCTATCACTTCCTCTTCGTCCCGCTCACGTTGGGGCTTTCCTGGTACGTGGCATATTTCCAAACGCGCTTCTACCAGACCAGGGATGAAACCTACCGCAAATCGGCAAAGTTCTGGGGCAAGCTTTTCCTCATCAACTTTGCCATCGGCGTCGTCACCGGCATCGTGCAGGAGTTCCAGTTCGGTATGAACTGGTCGGAATACTCCCGCTACGTTGGCGACATCTTCGGTGCGCCGCTTGCAATTGAAGCCCTGATGGCATTCTTCCTCGAATCAACCTTCCTCGGCGTGTGGATTTTTGGCGAAGGGAAAATTCCCGAGAAGGCCCACCTCGCCTCCATCTGGCTGGTAGTCATCGGATCGAATTTATCCGCGCTGTGGATTTTGCTAGCCAACGGCTGGATGCAGCACCCGGTCGGCTACGTCATCAACGAAGTCAACGGGCGCGCCGAACTGGTGGATTTCTTCGCGCTCATCGCCAATCCCAAAGGCTGGCTGTTCTTCTGGCACACCGTCGCTGCGGGCCTTGCCACCGCCAGTTTCTTCGTCATCGGCATCAGCGCCTATCACATCGCCCGCAAGCAGAACGTGGAACTGTTCAAACGCTCCTTCCTGACCGCCACCATCGTCGGTTTGATCGCCAGCACGCTGGTTTTCTTCGGCGGTCACACCAATGGACAGTTCATGTTCGAGACCCAGCCGATGAAATTCTCCGCCATCGAAGCGCACTGGGAAACTTCCGCGCCCGCCGATTTCTCCATTCTTACCATCGGCGACTTGAGCGGTAAACGTGAAGTGTGGTCGTTCCGCACGAGTCAGATCGGCATCCCCGGAGTCTTAAGCTTCCTGGCGTGTAACAACTTCGATTGTGAGGTCCGAGGCGTGTATGACATCCAGGATGAGTACGCGGCGACCTACGGTCCCGGCGATTACATCCCGTTGATGGTCGTCACCTACTGGACCTTCCGCTTCATGATGACCATCGGTTTAGCGATGATGCTGCTTGCCTTCCTGTTCCTACTTGCCACGCGCGGAAAATACGAGAACGCGAAATGGATGAAGTGGGTGCCATGGGTGATCGTCCTGCCGTATATCGCCAACGCTAGCGGATGGATCCTGACCGAAATGGGGCGCCAGCCGTGGATCGTGCAGGGCTTGCTCAAGGTGCAGGATGCGGTTTCGCCGAACCTGACTACTGTTGACCTGCTGATCTCGTTGATCGGCTATACGGCTGTGTACGGCGTGCTTGCCGCCGCCATGTACTACCTGATGAAAAAATATGCCATTGCCGGACCCGACGCCGCCATGCACGAATCGGTGGATGTTGCCACTACCGCCGTCGGCGCGGACGACTAG
- a CDS encoding Rrf2 family transcriptional regulator, producing the protein MFRINRQTDYAVRVILALSKKPKGTRLPTSEIGREMLIPPALLQRIVAELAAGGFIETQVGRDGGISLAHDPSQITFLQVVEQFEGELYLSDCIIKPDECPFQRKCPVHCQWIRLKNLLRDEMSSITFQQLVEEGQLIASPKLTPDPVTNGIPLAVNIPT; encoded by the coding sequence ATGTTTAGAATTAACCGTCAAACCGATTACGCTGTCCGTGTGATACTGGCGCTTTCCAAAAAACCCAAGGGCACGCGCCTGCCCACCTCCGAGATTGGGCGCGAAATGCTCATCCCCCCGGCGCTGCTCCAGCGCATCGTTGCGGAATTGGCGGCTGGCGGCTTCATCGAAACTCAGGTGGGACGCGACGGCGGCATCTCCCTTGCGCATGATCCAAGCCAGATCACCTTCCTGCAGGTCGTCGAGCAGTTCGAAGGCGAACTCTATCTCTCCGATTGCATCATCAAGCCCGACGAGTGTCCGTTCCAGCGCAAATGTCCCGTCCACTGCCAGTGGATTCGGCTGAAGAATCTCCTGCGCGACGAAATGTCCAGCATCACCTTTCAACAACTGGTGGAGGAGGGGCAACTGATCGCCTCACCCAAACTGACGCCTGATCCTGTTACAAACGGCATTCCCCTCGCCGTAAACATCCCAACATAA
- a CDS encoding signal peptidase I: MKDTSSRFSTITNLSALLFTFIFFLAFAPTQLGGAVTNVIVDGNSMEPDFFLGDLVLVREEPAYRVGDAVVYKDPNMGSFVFHRIADTELDRFVLKGDNNPWLDSYQPKQDEIVGTLWVHVPKLGKVIEWTRVPLHMSLIVAVLGGVLMFDMFKTPSRRKKGKNMPLGSFGRSPEVVLYGFGFLVLLFLVSGIYSFTRPLNQPAENIPYEQEGQFVYSATGTPGVYDTEVVRAGEPVFPKLACFLNVGYTHNIISAERLQGISGSHRMYARIMDQQSGWFRTIPLIPDTAFSGNSYFTTTTLDLCQVESLVNLVEEQAGLQQTSYTLEIITDTAFTANVDGKPVSDSFSPVLIFKYNKVHFYLASDPSQADPLYSSKQGLVGSATQKANTISLFGFLFPVWMIRFISFVGFGLSLLGLIVAGMNMYRTASQSQEALIRLKYGAILVDVYEQNIAPASSIIDVASMDGLARLAERQGTMILHMTRNFLNYYFVQGEGTTYRYVITSGRLGVPDDTEPADYEPVYDSKTIGRVSVAALAPESIFNETAENADMQEKRVVYVYVPQTENTQPVIKRELESRPSGEPVEYVISNGELEFTLPEIETTVLGSIKL, from the coding sequence ATGAAAGATACCAGCAGCCGTTTCTCCACAATCACTAACTTATCAGCCTTATTATTTACGTTCATCTTCTTCCTTGCGTTCGCACCAACCCAGTTGGGCGGTGCAGTGACCAATGTCATTGTGGACGGCAATAGCATGGAGCCGGACTTTTTTCTCGGCGATCTGGTGCTTGTTCGGGAGGAACCAGCATACCGGGTGGGGGATGCGGTCGTTTATAAAGACCCAAACATGGGCAGCTTTGTCTTTCATCGTATTGCGGATACGGAACTTGACCGCTTTGTACTTAAAGGTGACAATAACCCATGGCTGGATTCCTATCAACCAAAACAGGATGAGATTGTCGGTACATTATGGGTGCATGTTCCAAAATTGGGAAAGGTAATCGAATGGACGCGTGTGCCATTGCATATGTCGCTCATCGTTGCTGTCCTGGGAGGTGTTTTGATGTTTGACATGTTCAAAACGCCGTCTCGTCGCAAAAAGGGAAAAAACATGCCGTTGGGCAGCTTCGGGCGTTCCCCCGAAGTTGTCTTATATGGATTTGGTTTTCTTGTCCTGCTATTCCTTGTATCGGGAATTTATTCCTTCACCCGCCCCCTGAATCAGCCCGCAGAGAATATTCCCTACGAACAGGAAGGGCAGTTTGTTTATTCCGCGACAGGAACGCCCGGTGTGTACGATACCGAGGTGGTGCGCGCGGGGGAGCCCGTCTTCCCAAAGCTGGCTTGTTTCCTAAATGTCGGCTACACCCATAACATCATCAGTGCGGAGCGCTTGCAGGGAATATCGGGCAGTCATAGAATGTATGCTCGCATCATGGACCAACAAAGCGGATGGTTCCGTACAATTCCCCTGATCCCGGATACGGCATTTTCAGGCAACTCGTATTTCACCACGACGACCCTTGATCTGTGCCAGGTTGAATCCTTGGTTAACCTTGTGGAAGAGCAGGCCGGTCTACAACAAACTTCCTACACGTTGGAGATCATCACAGATACGGCTTTTACAGCCAATGTGGATGGGAAGCCGGTCAGCGATTCTTTTTCGCCCGTGCTTATCTTCAAATATAACAAAGTGCACTTTTACCTTGCATCAGATCCATCCCAGGCGGATCCGCTGTATTCATCCAAGCAGGGATTGGTGGGAAGCGCCACCCAGAAGGCGAACACCATTTCACTGTTTGGATTTCTGTTTCCTGTGTGGATGATCCGTTTCATTTCCTTTGTTGGTTTTGGGCTTTCATTGCTGGGCTTGATCGTTGCTGGCATGAACATGTATCGCACTGCCAGCCAGAGTCAGGAGGCGCTGATCCGTTTGAAGTATGGAGCCATACTGGTGGATGTCTATGAGCAGAACATCGCGCCAGCATCCTCGATCATTGACGTCGCATCGATGGACGGCCTTGCCAGACTCGCCGAGCGGCAGGGTACGATGATTCTGCACATGACCCGCAATTTTTTGAACTATTATTTTGTTCAGGGTGAAGGCACAACATATCGGTACGTGATCACCAGCGGCCGGCTCGGTGTCCCTGATGACACCGAGCCGGCAGATTACGAACCTGTGTATGACAGTAAAACGATCGGCAGGGTATCTGTGGCGGCTCTAGCTCCCGAATCCATTTTTAACGAGACGGCGGAAAATGCGGACATGCAGGAAAAAAGGGTGGTTTATGTCTATGTGCCGCAAACGGAGAATACACAGCCCGTCATTAAACGCGAACTTGAAAGTCGTCCCTCCGGGGAGCCGGTTGAGTATGTCATCAGCAATGGTGAACTTGAATTTACACTGCCCGAAATTGAAACGACTGTGTTGGGAAGCATAAAATTATGA
- a CDS encoding transposase: protein MATTWARTGKRPVFRRVTKDRRALSTAVALTLTGKIYKKCFEGSIKSDNLIEALEHLRRQVPGKIILIWDRARIHLSKLTKAYLCQHPEIMIEELPAYAPQLNPEEYCHGNVKQHLRNARPTSKEEIRSMLDRGFARLRRRPDLLLGFFHAAGLSVRQLQLT, encoded by the coding sequence TTGGCTACGACGTGGGCTCGGACTGGCAAGAGACCCGTTTTTCGACGGGTAACCAAAGATCGTCGAGCGCTATCGACAGCCGTAGCGCTGACACTTACAGGCAAGATCTACAAGAAATGTTTTGAAGGTTCGATAAAAAGCGATAACTTGATTGAGGCACTTGAACACCTCCGTAGGCAGGTACCTGGAAAAATCATCTTGATCTGGGATCGAGCCCGTATTCATCTTAGCAAGCTCACCAAAGCTTATCTCTGCCAGCATCCTGAGATCATGATTGAAGAGTTACCTGCTTACGCTCCACAGCTCAATCCGGAAGAGTATTGTCACGGAAATGTTAAACAACATCTCAGAAATGCTCGTCCAACTTCTAAAGAGGAGATTCGCTCAATGCTTGATCGTGGTTTTGCTCGCTTGCGTCGTCGACCAGACTTACTTCTTGGCTTCTTTCATGCCGCCGGTCTTTCTGTTAGGCAACTTCAGTTAACCTGA